From the Lolium rigidum isolate FL_2022 chromosome 2, APGP_CSIRO_Lrig_0.1, whole genome shotgun sequence genome, one window contains:
- the LOC124692891 gene encoding dehydrin COR410-like produces the protein MEDERNTQTQSHQAGEADQVEVTDRGFFNHLVGKKEEKVGQQKHDEAELAAGMEKVSVEEPAEVKKEEHEKHDSLLAKLHRSSSSSSSSSDEEEEEVIDDNGEVIKRKKKKGLKEKLKEKLPGHKDATAAEGQHATGLPAPAPPAALQTHHDTAVPVEKVDADVKTEAVPEEEKKGFLEKIKEKLPGAHKKPEDAAVAPAVTHAAPAPVTHDGPAPVHAPAPAAEEAVTSPDGKEKKGLLGKIMDKIPGYHKTPAAGEEDKAAAPAADHKTSA, from the exons ATGGAGGATGAGAGGAACACCCAAACCCAGTCCCACCAGGCCGGCGAGGCCGATCAGGTTGAGGTGACGGACAGGGGCTTCTTCAACCACCTCGTCGGCAAGAAGGAGGAGAAGGTCGGGCAACAGAAGCACGACGAGGCGGAGCTGGCCGCCGGCATGGAGAAGGTCTCTGTGGAAGAGCCCGCCGAGGTGAAGAAGGAGGAGCACGAGAAGCACGATAGCCTCCTCGCCAAGCTGCACAGGTCCAGCTCCAGCTCAAGCTCG TCGagtgacgaggaagaggaggaggtgatCGACGACAACGGCGAGGTgatcaagaggaagaagaagaagggcctcaAGGAGAAGCTCAAGGAGAAGTTGCCCGGCCACAaggacgccaccgccgccgagggCCAGCACGCCACGGGCCtgcccgcgccggcgccgcccgcgGCTCTGCAGACCCACCACGACACCGCCGTCCCCGTCGAGAAGGTCGACGCCGACGTCAAGACGGAGGCGGTGcccgaggaggagaagaaggggttcctcgagaagatcaaggagaagcTCCCCGGCGCCcacaagaagccggaggacgctgCCGTCGCGCCGGCGGTCACGCACGCTGCCCCTGCGCCCGTCACGCACGATGGCCCGGCACCGGTGCACGCGCCCGCGCCGGCCGCGGAGGAGGCGGTGACCAGCCCTGAcgggaaggagaagaagggcctcctgGGCAAGATCATGGACAAGATTCCGGGGTACCACAAGACCCCTGCAGCTGGGGAGGAGGACAAGGCCGCTGCACCCGCAGCCGACCACAAGACCAGCGCTTAA